In one window of Arachis ipaensis cultivar K30076 chromosome B06, Araip1.1, whole genome shotgun sequence DNA:
- the LOC107645747 gene encoding protein PIR isoform X2: MLKLLDVLVQLDHLKNAKASIPNDFSWYKRTFTQVSGQWQDTDSMREELDDLQIFLSTRWAILLNLHVEMFRVNNVEDILQVLIVFVVESLELDFALLFPERHILLRVLPVLVVLVTSSEKDSESLYKRVKINRLINIFKNDVVIPAFPDLHLSPAAILKELSTYFPKFSSQTRLLTLPAPHELPPREAQEYQRHYLIINHIGAIRAEHDDFTIRFASAMNQLLLLKSTDGSDVDWSKEVKGNMYDMIVEGFQLLSRWTARIWEQCAWKFSRPCKDASPSFSDYEKVVRYNYTAEERRGLVELVSYIKSVGSMMQRCDTLVAEALWETIHAEVQDFVQNTLASMLRTTFRKKKDLSRILSDMRTLSADWMANTNKSESELQSSHHGGEESRANIFYPRAVAPTAAQVHCLQFLIYEVVSGGNLRRPGGLFGNSGSEIPVNDLKQLETFFYKLGFFLHILDYSVTVATLTDLGFLWFREFYLESSRVIQFPIECSLPWMLVDCVLESPNSGLLESVLIPLDIYNDSAQQALVLLKQRFLYDEIEAEVDHCFDIFVSKLCETIFTYYKSWAASELLDPSFLFASDNAEKYSVQPIRLNMLLKMTRVKLLGRMINLRSLITERMNKVFRENIEFLFDRFECQDLCAIVEVEKLLDILKHSHELLSRDLSVDSFSLMLNEMQENISLVSFSSRLASQIWSEMQSDFLPNFILCNTTQRFIRSSKAVPVQKPSIPSAKPSFYCGTQDLNSAHQSFARLHSGFFGMPHMFSIVRLLGSRSLPWLIRALLDHISNKITLLEPMITGLQESLPKSIGLLPFDGGVTGCVRLVKEHLNWETKSALKAEVLHGIKEIGSVLYWMGLLDIVLREIDTKNFMQTAPWLGLLPGADGQILTTQDSGDSPVVSLFKSTAAAMVSYPGCPSPTSFHIMSKQAEAADLLYKANLNTGSVLEYALAFTSAALDKYCSKWSAAPKTGFIDITISKDFYRIYSGLQIGYLEESAEVSSNSHERLGDSVAWGGCTIIYLLGQQLHFELFDFSYQILNIAEVEAASVIQTHKNSHFAMQGWEVLLEAMKKARRLNNHVFSMLKARCPLEEKTACAIKQSGAPLHRIKFENTVSAFETLPQKGS; encoded by the exons ATGTTGAAGTTACTTGATGTTTTGGTGCAACTTGATCATCTTAAAAATGCTAAGGCAAGCATACCTAATGACTTTTCTTGGTATAAAAG AACTTTCACACAAGTCAGCGGTCAGTGGCAAGACACTGATTCAATGAGGGAAGAGTTGGATGATTTACAG ATTTTCTTGAGCACAAGATGGGCTATCTTGTTGAACCTGCATGTTGAGATGTTCCGCGTGAACAA TGTGGAAGACATTCTTCAAGTACTTATAGTCTTTGTTGTAGAGTCTCTGGAATTGGACTTTGCACTTCTCTTTCCAGAGCGCCACATACTCTTGCGTGTCTTGCCCGTTCTTGTAGTCCTAGTGACATCATCAGAGAAAGATAGCGAGTCTCTGTACAAGAGGGTGAAAATCAACAGACTGATCAATATATTTAAG AATGATGTGGTCATTCCTGCATTTCCAGATCTGCATCTGTCTCCTGCTGCAATTTTGAAGGAATTATCAAcatattttccaaaattttcttCCCAAACTCGACTTCTTACCCTTCCAgcacctcatgaacttccacctcgcGAGGCACAAGA ATATCAGAGACATTATCTGATCATCAATCATATTGGAGCAATTCGTGCTGAGCATGATGATTTCACAATTCGTTTTGCTTCAGCAATGAATCAG CTTTTGTTGTTGAAGTCAACTGATGGCTCTGATGTTGATTGGAGCAAAGAAGTAAAGGGTAACATGTATGATATGATTGTTGAAGGTTTTCAGCTATTAAGCAGATGGACTGCACGCATCTGGGAACAATGTGCTTGGAAGTTTTCTCGACCATGCAAGGATGCATCCCCATCATTCTCAGATTATGAAAAG GTTGTACGATATAATTACACTGCAGAAGAAAGGAGAGGACTGGTTGAACTTGTAAGCTACATAAAGAGTGTTGGATCTATGATGCAGCGGTGTGATACACTGGTTGCTGAGGCTTTATGGGAAACAATACATGCTGAGGTTCAAGACTTCGTCCAAAACACATTAGCTTCTATGTTACGGACTACTTTTAGAAAGAAGAAGGACCTGTCTAG GATTCTTTCGGATATGAGGACCCTTTCAGCTGATTGGATGGCTAATACAAACAAGTCTGAATCCGAGTTACAGTCCTCACACCATGGAGGTGAAGAAAGTAGAGCAAACATATTTTATCCAAGGGCAGTTGCCCCTACCGCTGCTCAG GTGCACTGCTTGCAATTCTTAATATATGAGGTGGTTTCTGGTGGTAACCTACGGAGGCCTGGCGGACTCTTTGGTAACAGTGGCTCAGAAATTCCAGTTAATGATTTAAAACAGCTGGAGACTTTTTTTTACAAGCTTGgttttttccttcatattttggACTACTCAG TGACAGTTGCAACATTGACAGATCTTGGTTTCTTATGGTTTAGGGAATTTTATTTAGAGTCTTCGCGAGTAATTCAG TTTCCAATTGAATGTTCTCTTCCATGGATGTTGGTGGATTGTGTCCTTGAATCACCAAATTCTGGTCTTCTTGAGAGtgttttgattccactagatatcTATAATGATTCAGCTCAGCAAGCATTGGTGTTGCTCAAGCAACGGTTTCTGTATGATGAAATTGAAGCTGAG GTGGATCATTGTTTTGATATATTTGTTTCGAAATTGTGTGAAACCATTTTCACATATTACAAAAGTTGGGCAGCAAG TGAATTGCTTGATCCTTCCTTCCTCTTTGCCTCAGACAATGCAGAAAAGTATTCTGTGCAGCCTATAAGGCTCAATATGCTGTTGAAAATGACTAGAGTGAAG TTGCTTGGAAGGATGATTAATTTGCGAAGTTTGATCACCGAACGGATGAACAAAGTTTTCCGTGAAAATATTGAGTTTCTGTTTGATCGATTTGAGTGTCAGGATCTGTGTGCCATAGTG GAAGTAGAGAAGCTATTGGATATCCTAAAACATTCACACGAACTACTGTCGAGAGATCTTTCTGTTGACTCTTTCAGTTTGATGTTGAATGAGATGCAGGAAAACATTTCTCTTGTTTCATTTTCTAGCCGACTGGCCTCACAG ATTTGGTCTGAGATGCAAAGTGATTTTTTGCCAAATTTCATCCTCTGCAACACCACTCAACGTTTTATCAGATCATCAAAGGCTGTTCCTGTTCAAAAGCCATCCATACCTTCTGCTAAGCCTAGTTTCTATTGTGGTACTCAA GATTTGAATTCTGCTCATCAAAGTTTTGCACGATTGCATAGTGGATTCTTTGGAATGCCTCACATGTTTTCTATTGTTCGACTTCTGGGATCCCGATCATTACCTTGGCTTATTAGGGCTCTTCTTGATCACATATCAAACAAG ATAACTTTGCTTGAACCAATGATCACAGGGTTACAAGAATCCTTACCCAAATCAATTGGACTTCTGCCTTTTGATGGAGGTGTGACAG GGTGTGTCAGACTTGTGAAAGAACATCTTAATTGGGAGACAAAATCAGCGCTGAAAGCCGAGGTTCTTCATGGCATAAAAGAGATTGGAAGTGTACTATACTGGATGGGGCTTCTAGATATTGTATTG AGAGAAATAGATACTAAGAATTTCATGCAAACTGCTCCTTGGCTGGGCTTACTTCCTGGAGCCGATGGACAAATATTAACTACTCAAGATAGTGGTGACAGCCCTGTTGTTAGTCTCTTTAAATCAACTGCTGCTGCGATGGTTTCATATCCTGGTTGCCCTTCTCCTACCTCTTTCCACATCATGTCAAAGCAAGCAGAAGCAGCAG ATCTTTTATACAAAGCTAACTTGAATACTGGAAGTGTCCTGGAGTATGCATTAGCTTTCACCAGTGCTGCATTAGATAAATATTGTAGTAAATGGAGTGCTGCGCCCAAGACAGGCTTCATTGATATTACAATTTCTAAAGATTTCTACAGAATATACAGTGGTCTCCAAATT GGATACTTGGAAGAGTCTGCAGAAGTGTCATCAAATAGTCATGAAAGGCTAGGAGATTCAGTTGCTTGGGGTGGATGCACTATAATATATTTGCTTGGGCAACAGCTACATTTCGAGCTCTTTGACTTTTCATATCAGATACTCAATATTGCAGAAGTAGAGGCTGCATCTGTCATACAAACACATAAGAACTCACACTTTGCTATGCAG GGATGGGAAGTCTTATTGGAAGCAATGAAAAAGGCAAGGAGATTAAATAACCATGTATTCTCCATGCTTAAAGCACGCTGTCCGCTTGAAGAAAAGACAGCCTGTGCTATTAAGCAAAGTGGTGCTCCATTGCATCGCATAAAATTTGAGAACACAGTATCTGCGTTTGAAACACTGCCGCAGAAAGGTTCATAA
- the LOC107645747 gene encoding protein PIR isoform X1: MAVPVEEAIAALSTFSLDDEQPEVQGPGVWVSTERGATDSPIEYSDVSAYRLSLSEDTKALNQLNILTQEGKEMASVLYTYRSCVKALPQLPDSMKQSQADLYLETYQVLDLEMSRLREIQRWQASASSKLAADMQRFSRPERRINGPTISHLWSMLKLLDVLVQLDHLKNAKASIPNDFSWYKRTFTQVSGQWQDTDSMREELDDLQIFLSTRWAILLNLHVEMFRVNNVEDILQVLIVFVVESLELDFALLFPERHILLRVLPVLVVLVTSSEKDSESLYKRVKINRLINIFKNDVVIPAFPDLHLSPAAILKELSTYFPKFSSQTRLLTLPAPHELPPREAQEYQRHYLIINHIGAIRAEHDDFTIRFASAMNQLLLLKSTDGSDVDWSKEVKGNMYDMIVEGFQLLSRWTARIWEQCAWKFSRPCKDASPSFSDYEKVVRYNYTAEERRGLVELVSYIKSVGSMMQRCDTLVAEALWETIHAEVQDFVQNTLASMLRTTFRKKKDLSRILSDMRTLSADWMANTNKSESELQSSHHGGEESRANIFYPRAVAPTAAQVHCLQFLIYEVVSGGNLRRPGGLFGNSGSEIPVNDLKQLETFFYKLGFFLHILDYSVTVATLTDLGFLWFREFYLESSRVIQFPIECSLPWMLVDCVLESPNSGLLESVLIPLDIYNDSAQQALVLLKQRFLYDEIEAEVDHCFDIFVSKLCETIFTYYKSWAASELLDPSFLFASDNAEKYSVQPIRLNMLLKMTRVKLLGRMINLRSLITERMNKVFRENIEFLFDRFECQDLCAIVEVEKLLDILKHSHELLSRDLSVDSFSLMLNEMQENISLVSFSSRLASQIWSEMQSDFLPNFILCNTTQRFIRSSKAVPVQKPSIPSAKPSFYCGTQDLNSAHQSFARLHSGFFGMPHMFSIVRLLGSRSLPWLIRALLDHISNKITLLEPMITGLQESLPKSIGLLPFDGGVTGCVRLVKEHLNWETKSALKAEVLHGIKEIGSVLYWMGLLDIVLREIDTKNFMQTAPWLGLLPGADGQILTTQDSGDSPVVSLFKSTAAAMVSYPGCPSPTSFHIMSKQAEAADLLYKANLNTGSVLEYALAFTSAALDKYCSKWSAAPKTGFIDITISKDFYRIYSGLQIGYLEESAEVSSNSHERLGDSVAWGGCTIIYLLGQQLHFELFDFSYQILNIAEVEAASVIQTHKNSHFAMQGWEVLLEAMKKARRLNNHVFSMLKARCPLEEKTACAIKQSGAPLHRIKFENTVSAFETLPQKGS; this comes from the exons ATGGCTGTGCCCGTTGAGGAAGCCATTGCAGCTCTTTCCACATTCTCGCTTGAT GACGAGCAACCTGAGGTGCAGGGACCTGGAGTGTGGGTGTCAACTGAGAGAGGTGCAACAGATAGTCCAATAG agtATAGCGATGTTTCTGCATACCGATTATCTCTATCAGAGGATACGAAAGCTCTCAATCAGCTG AACATCCTTACCCAAGAGGGGAAGGAAATGGCATCAGTGCTTTACACATATCGCAGTTGTGTCAAAGCCCTTCCACAG CTTCCTGATTCGATGAAGCAAAGTCAAGCTGATTTATATTTGGAAACATATCAAGTTCTGGACTTGGAAATGAGTCGTTTGCGTGAAATTCAGCGATGGCAAGCATCAGCTTCATCAAAG TTAGCTGCTGATATGCAACGTTTTTCTCGGCCTGAGCGACGCATTAATGGCCCTACAATATCTCATTTGTG GTCTATGTTGAAGTTACTTGATGTTTTGGTGCAACTTGATCATCTTAAAAATGCTAAGGCAAGCATACCTAATGACTTTTCTTGGTATAAAAG AACTTTCACACAAGTCAGCGGTCAGTGGCAAGACACTGATTCAATGAGGGAAGAGTTGGATGATTTACAG ATTTTCTTGAGCACAAGATGGGCTATCTTGTTGAACCTGCATGTTGAGATGTTCCGCGTGAACAA TGTGGAAGACATTCTTCAAGTACTTATAGTCTTTGTTGTAGAGTCTCTGGAATTGGACTTTGCACTTCTCTTTCCAGAGCGCCACATACTCTTGCGTGTCTTGCCCGTTCTTGTAGTCCTAGTGACATCATCAGAGAAAGATAGCGAGTCTCTGTACAAGAGGGTGAAAATCAACAGACTGATCAATATATTTAAG AATGATGTGGTCATTCCTGCATTTCCAGATCTGCATCTGTCTCCTGCTGCAATTTTGAAGGAATTATCAAcatattttccaaaattttcttCCCAAACTCGACTTCTTACCCTTCCAgcacctcatgaacttccacctcgcGAGGCACAAGA ATATCAGAGACATTATCTGATCATCAATCATATTGGAGCAATTCGTGCTGAGCATGATGATTTCACAATTCGTTTTGCTTCAGCAATGAATCAG CTTTTGTTGTTGAAGTCAACTGATGGCTCTGATGTTGATTGGAGCAAAGAAGTAAAGGGTAACATGTATGATATGATTGTTGAAGGTTTTCAGCTATTAAGCAGATGGACTGCACGCATCTGGGAACAATGTGCTTGGAAGTTTTCTCGACCATGCAAGGATGCATCCCCATCATTCTCAGATTATGAAAAG GTTGTACGATATAATTACACTGCAGAAGAAAGGAGAGGACTGGTTGAACTTGTAAGCTACATAAAGAGTGTTGGATCTATGATGCAGCGGTGTGATACACTGGTTGCTGAGGCTTTATGGGAAACAATACATGCTGAGGTTCAAGACTTCGTCCAAAACACATTAGCTTCTATGTTACGGACTACTTTTAGAAAGAAGAAGGACCTGTCTAG GATTCTTTCGGATATGAGGACCCTTTCAGCTGATTGGATGGCTAATACAAACAAGTCTGAATCCGAGTTACAGTCCTCACACCATGGAGGTGAAGAAAGTAGAGCAAACATATTTTATCCAAGGGCAGTTGCCCCTACCGCTGCTCAG GTGCACTGCTTGCAATTCTTAATATATGAGGTGGTTTCTGGTGGTAACCTACGGAGGCCTGGCGGACTCTTTGGTAACAGTGGCTCAGAAATTCCAGTTAATGATTTAAAACAGCTGGAGACTTTTTTTTACAAGCTTGgttttttccttcatattttggACTACTCAG TGACAGTTGCAACATTGACAGATCTTGGTTTCTTATGGTTTAGGGAATTTTATTTAGAGTCTTCGCGAGTAATTCAG TTTCCAATTGAATGTTCTCTTCCATGGATGTTGGTGGATTGTGTCCTTGAATCACCAAATTCTGGTCTTCTTGAGAGtgttttgattccactagatatcTATAATGATTCAGCTCAGCAAGCATTGGTGTTGCTCAAGCAACGGTTTCTGTATGATGAAATTGAAGCTGAG GTGGATCATTGTTTTGATATATTTGTTTCGAAATTGTGTGAAACCATTTTCACATATTACAAAAGTTGGGCAGCAAG TGAATTGCTTGATCCTTCCTTCCTCTTTGCCTCAGACAATGCAGAAAAGTATTCTGTGCAGCCTATAAGGCTCAATATGCTGTTGAAAATGACTAGAGTGAAG TTGCTTGGAAGGATGATTAATTTGCGAAGTTTGATCACCGAACGGATGAACAAAGTTTTCCGTGAAAATATTGAGTTTCTGTTTGATCGATTTGAGTGTCAGGATCTGTGTGCCATAGTG GAAGTAGAGAAGCTATTGGATATCCTAAAACATTCACACGAACTACTGTCGAGAGATCTTTCTGTTGACTCTTTCAGTTTGATGTTGAATGAGATGCAGGAAAACATTTCTCTTGTTTCATTTTCTAGCCGACTGGCCTCACAG ATTTGGTCTGAGATGCAAAGTGATTTTTTGCCAAATTTCATCCTCTGCAACACCACTCAACGTTTTATCAGATCATCAAAGGCTGTTCCTGTTCAAAAGCCATCCATACCTTCTGCTAAGCCTAGTTTCTATTGTGGTACTCAA GATTTGAATTCTGCTCATCAAAGTTTTGCACGATTGCATAGTGGATTCTTTGGAATGCCTCACATGTTTTCTATTGTTCGACTTCTGGGATCCCGATCATTACCTTGGCTTATTAGGGCTCTTCTTGATCACATATCAAACAAG ATAACTTTGCTTGAACCAATGATCACAGGGTTACAAGAATCCTTACCCAAATCAATTGGACTTCTGCCTTTTGATGGAGGTGTGACAG GGTGTGTCAGACTTGTGAAAGAACATCTTAATTGGGAGACAAAATCAGCGCTGAAAGCCGAGGTTCTTCATGGCATAAAAGAGATTGGAAGTGTACTATACTGGATGGGGCTTCTAGATATTGTATTG AGAGAAATAGATACTAAGAATTTCATGCAAACTGCTCCTTGGCTGGGCTTACTTCCTGGAGCCGATGGACAAATATTAACTACTCAAGATAGTGGTGACAGCCCTGTTGTTAGTCTCTTTAAATCAACTGCTGCTGCGATGGTTTCATATCCTGGTTGCCCTTCTCCTACCTCTTTCCACATCATGTCAAAGCAAGCAGAAGCAGCAG ATCTTTTATACAAAGCTAACTTGAATACTGGAAGTGTCCTGGAGTATGCATTAGCTTTCACCAGTGCTGCATTAGATAAATATTGTAGTAAATGGAGTGCTGCGCCCAAGACAGGCTTCATTGATATTACAATTTCTAAAGATTTCTACAGAATATACAGTGGTCTCCAAATT GGATACTTGGAAGAGTCTGCAGAAGTGTCATCAAATAGTCATGAAAGGCTAGGAGATTCAGTTGCTTGGGGTGGATGCACTATAATATATTTGCTTGGGCAACAGCTACATTTCGAGCTCTTTGACTTTTCATATCAGATACTCAATATTGCAGAAGTAGAGGCTGCATCTGTCATACAAACACATAAGAACTCACACTTTGCTATGCAG GGATGGGAAGTCTTATTGGAAGCAATGAAAAAGGCAAGGAGATTAAATAACCATGTATTCTCCATGCTTAAAGCACGCTGTCCGCTTGAAGAAAAGACAGCCTGTGCTATTAAGCAAAGTGGTGCTCCATTGCATCGCATAAAATTTGAGAACACAGTATCTGCGTTTGAAACACTGCCGCAGAAAGGTTCATAA